In Nitrospira sp. MA-1, the following proteins share a genomic window:
- a CDS encoding FAD-binding oxidoreductase, giving the protein MTPRRFRAKVLSVRHLTQDVRELILELVDTQSLEFLPGQAIAVNIPDGASGRSFLRYYSLASLPSSSHQLVLLFNTGDKGKGATFSLEHSIGEELECSGPFGSFHLHEDPERDLLFIGTGTGIAPLWSMLSSLFEQSCSQPMTLLWGLRSESDIYYLDQLQKWADCYKNFSFNLTLSQPVHHWRGRTGRVTHLLQEFPDVDHLAVYVCGNRKMVADVTSLLQRKGICPVYRERHHEEK; this is encoded by the coding sequence ATGACCCCCAGACGATTCCGGGCCAAGGTTCTCTCTGTTCGGCATTTGACTCAAGATGTTCGAGAATTAATCTTGGAGTTGGTGGATACCCAGAGCTTAGAATTTCTCCCAGGCCAAGCAATTGCCGTAAACATCCCTGATGGGGCTTCGGGCCGTTCATTCCTGAGATACTATTCGCTGGCTTCACTTCCCAGTTCCTCTCATCAGCTCGTACTACTCTTTAATACCGGAGACAAAGGAAAAGGCGCAACGTTTTCGTTGGAGCATTCGATCGGTGAGGAACTTGAATGTTCCGGTCCTTTCGGTTCATTTCACCTTCATGAGGACCCTGAACGAGATCTGTTATTTATTGGGACGGGAACCGGCATCGCGCCTTTATGGTCTATGCTGTCCAGTCTCTTTGAGCAATCGTGTTCTCAGCCCATGACCTTGCTGTGGGGACTTCGGAGTGAGTCGGATATCTACTATTTGGACCAGTTGCAAAAGTGGGCCGATTGCTATAAAAATTTTTCCTTTAATCTGACCCTGTCTCAACCTGTTCATCATTGGAGGGGAAGGACGGGACGGGTGACACATCTGCTTCAGGAGTTCCCGGATGTGGATCATCTAGCGGTATATGTGTGTGGTAATCGAAAAATGGTTGCGGATGTCACCAGTCTCCTTCAGCGTAAGGGAATATGTCCTGTCTATCGCGAACGGCACCATGAAGAGAAATAA
- the hemW gene encoding radical SAM family heme chaperone HemW has protein sequence MNVRTQLSERSGEHDDLPADLGIYLHVPFCIKRCHFCAFYLVLHEELRVKQFLQAIEQEIALYANQPGMRERTVATVYVGGGTPTVLRPEQLALIFFSIRSKFSLSEQCEITVEATPESLTDRYVDFLQQAGVTRLSIGIQSFDQQERTMLGLSGTSAEAKAKVQNAKQAGFSNINLDLIYGTPNQTVQSWERTLTYALELDPSHLSCYALSIEKGTRFYNEFRRGLFEVMDPDHEASFQEQAEVQLESLQWSRYELSNWAKAGFACQHNLRYWRGLEYLGLGPSAQSFISECRFGNVSSLEHYSKYLMAGQLPIASKEVLSRFQQEKERIVFGLRLLEGVPIDWIYRASQDECWMTSYEGLVKEDYLLPTERCVQLTRKGRQFADTVGMRLL, from the coding sequence ATGAATGTTAGGACACAGTTAAGTGAGCGCTCAGGGGAACACGATGATCTCCCTGCTGATCTTGGGATTTATCTCCATGTTCCTTTTTGTATAAAACGATGTCATTTTTGTGCATTTTATCTCGTCCTGCATGAAGAACTACGGGTGAAACAGTTTCTTCAGGCCATTGAACAAGAAATCGCGCTGTATGCTAACCAACCGGGAATGAGAGAGCGAACGGTTGCAACCGTCTATGTCGGGGGTGGGACTCCCACGGTCTTACGTCCTGAACAGTTGGCTCTTATTTTTTTTAGCATTAGGTCCAAGTTTTCCCTCTCGGAACAGTGTGAAATCACCGTCGAAGCAACACCGGAATCTCTTACGGACAGGTATGTTGATTTTCTTCAGCAAGCAGGCGTGACACGTTTAAGTATAGGGATCCAATCTTTTGATCAACAGGAACGGACGATGTTGGGACTTTCAGGGACCAGTGCGGAGGCTAAAGCCAAGGTTCAAAACGCAAAACAGGCTGGTTTCTCCAATATTAATCTTGACCTCATCTACGGGACTCCCAACCAAACTGTCCAGTCATGGGAAAGGACTCTGACTTATGCACTGGAGCTGGATCCCTCTCATTTGTCCTGTTATGCACTTTCTATTGAAAAAGGGACTCGATTCTATAATGAATTTCGGCGCGGGCTATTTGAGGTGATGGACCCAGATCATGAGGCGTCTTTTCAGGAGCAGGCTGAAGTCCAATTGGAGTCGTTGCAATGGTCTCGCTATGAACTTTCCAATTGGGCGAAGGCAGGATTTGCCTGTCAGCATAATCTTCGATATTGGCGAGGGTTGGAGTATTTGGGATTGGGTCCAAGTGCCCAATCCTTTATTTCCGAATGCCGGTTTGGAAACGTGTCCAGTCTTGAGCATTATTCGAAATATTTGATGGCCGGACAACTGCCGATTGCCTCAAAAGAGGTGCTGTCTCGTTTTCAGCAAGAAAAGGAACGTATTGTGTTTGGATTGCGTCTGCTTGAGGGGGTGCCAATTGATTGGATCTATCGGGCATCTCAGGACGAATGCTGGATGACATCGTATGAGGGACTGGTGAAAGAAGATTATCTTCTTCCGACAGAAAGATGTGTGCAGTTAACGCGGAAGGGTCGCCAGTTCGCCGATACGGTTGGTATGCGATTACTGTAA
- a CDS encoding DUF2779 domain-containing protein, whose amino-acid sequence MNPISPLPLVTGLEKQTQPVSTHRLSKSRFLAGLQCAKRLYLEIHSPELATPPTPDRRAIMDMGTDVGVVARQCFPHGVLIEQTHRQIPAALLRTNEIVKDADIQSLFEGAFVWQGILVRVDILERIDARRWRLIEVKATSKVKATHLDDLAIQAAVLEGAGIEVSGCFLMHLNTQYSYLGGDLNLEEMFVLENKTEEVEARRPLIQAQLEDMWKTLEQATPPSIVPDNHCYQPYECPFWNHCTKEKPQRWVFHLPGSSKLQPLLLEEGIETIDEIPDHIQLSATQQRVKDNVEWISPLLRPRLQSVRFPVHHLDFETFMPAIPAFAHTRPYRPIPFQWSNHIEYPDGTVVHHHYLCTDGRDPREEVALSLLESVGEAGTICVYSEYERFLLFGLGDVLPQLKPTLSKVVRRLWDLLSVIQQHYYHPNFHGSYSIKTVLPALVPSLAYDDLTIQNGAVAAVMYQKMVFHETDLMERAHIAQALHEYCGRDTWAMVELRRVLLDRAGGCSS is encoded by the coding sequence ATGAACCCAATTTCTCCTTTGCCCCTTGTTACAGGATTAGAAAAACAAACCCAACCTGTTTCCACGCATCGTTTATCAAAAAGCCGCTTCCTGGCGGGTTTGCAATGTGCCAAGCGGTTGTATTTGGAAATCCATTCGCCAGAATTAGCCACCCCGCCTACGCCGGATCGCCGGGCCATCATGGATATGGGCACAGATGTTGGCGTCGTTGCGCGTCAATGTTTTCCCCACGGTGTTCTGATTGAACAAACACACCGTCAAATTCCTGCAGCTCTTCTTCGCACCAATGAGATTGTGAAGGATGCAGACATCCAGTCCCTGTTTGAAGGGGCGTTTGTCTGGCAAGGTATTTTGGTTCGTGTTGACATCTTGGAGCGGATTGATGCTAGGCGTTGGCGATTGATTGAAGTGAAGGCGACTTCGAAAGTGAAAGCTACGCATTTGGACGATCTGGCAATTCAAGCTGCAGTCCTGGAGGGAGCGGGCATCGAAGTCAGCGGGTGTTTTTTAATGCATCTGAATACCCAGTATTCTTATCTTGGCGGAGATCTAAATTTAGAAGAAATGTTTGTTTTGGAAAATAAGACCGAAGAAGTGGAGGCGCGTCGGCCATTGATTCAGGCACAGCTTGAGGATATGTGGAAGACGTTGGAGCAGGCGACACCACCCTCCATTGTCCCTGATAATCATTGCTATCAGCCGTATGAATGCCCTTTCTGGAACCATTGCACGAAAGAGAAGCCTCAGCGGTGGGTGTTTCATCTCCCTGGTAGCTCGAAATTGCAACCGCTCCTCCTGGAGGAGGGGATTGAAACCATTGATGAGATTCCAGACCATATTCAGTTGTCCGCAACTCAGCAACGAGTGAAGGATAATGTGGAATGGATCTCACCTCTCCTTCGGCCTCGTCTGCAATCCGTCAGGTTTCCGGTTCATCATTTAGATTTTGAAACTTTTATGCCGGCGATCCCGGCGTTTGCTCATACTCGTCCCTATCGGCCGATTCCCTTCCAGTGGTCAAACCATATTGAATACCCTGATGGCACAGTCGTTCACCATCATTATCTGTGCACCGACGGCCGGGACCCTCGAGAAGAAGTGGCTTTGAGTCTGTTGGAGAGCGTAGGGGAAGCCGGGACTATCTGTGTCTATTCGGAATATGAGCGTTTTCTGCTTTTTGGGCTGGGAGATGTGCTGCCTCAGTTGAAGCCCACCCTATCGAAGGTGGTTCGCCGGTTATGGGATCTTCTTTCGGTCATTCAGCAACATTATTATCATCCGAACTTTCACGGTTCCTACTCCATTAAAACCGTCTTGCCAGCTTTGGTTCCTTCCTTGGCTTACGATGATTTAACCATCCAAAATGGGGCCGTGGCTGCCGTCATGTACCAGAAAATGGTTTTTCATGAAACAGACCTCATGGAGCGTGCTCACATCGCCCAGGCATTACATGAATATTGTGGCCGGGACACATGGGCAATGGTTGAGCTGAGACGGGTACTCCTGGATCGTGCCGGAGGATGCTCATCTTGA
- the aroQ gene encoding type II 3-dehydroquinate dehydratase, with protein sequence MNILVLHGPNLNLLGTREPTIYGTITLDEVNVSLENLGKELGVSVESRQSNVEGELITWIQEAKARFEGVVFNPAAYTHTSIALRDAIVSVGIPMVEVHLSNIHRRESFRRRSYLAPVSLGQISGFGPQSYLLGLRALVDALQRTIPLHH encoded by the coding sequence GTGAATATACTGGTATTACATGGGCCTAATCTGAATTTACTTGGAACTCGTGAGCCGACCATCTATGGCACCATCACCTTGGACGAGGTGAATGTTTCACTGGAAAATTTAGGAAAGGAGTTAGGTGTTTCGGTCGAGAGCCGGCAATCCAATGTGGAAGGGGAATTGATTACCTGGATCCAGGAGGCCAAGGCACGATTTGAAGGGGTGGTGTTTAATCCTGCTGCCTATACCCACACCAGTATAGCCCTCCGGGATGCGATTGTGAGCGTGGGAATTCCTATGGTCGAAGTCCATTTATCGAATATCCATCGCCGGGAAAGTTTTCGTCGGCGCTCTTACCTTGCCCCGGTGTCGCTTGGCCAAATTTCTGGGTTTGGACCCCAAAGTTACCTGCTTGGACTGAGAGCGCTGGTTGATGCGCTTCAGCGGACAATCCCATTACACCACTAA
- the efp gene encoding elongation factor P: protein MITTAEFRNGSRLELDGQPYYIVEFQHVKPGKGGAFVRTKLKGYKTGNVIDRTFRSGEKFDEPNLEECDMQFLYNAGEEYAFMDISSFEQFTYLKNQLGENVDLLKENTVVKILLYHDEPIAVELPVFMELKVVETDPGIRGDTASGGTKLAVVETGASVKVPLYLVTGEVIKIDTRTRSYVERVR, encoded by the coding sequence GTGATAACGACTGCAGAATTTCGAAATGGGTCGCGCTTGGAGCTGGATGGGCAACCCTATTATATTGTGGAATTTCAACATGTAAAACCCGGAAAAGGCGGTGCCTTTGTTCGAACAAAACTGAAGGGCTATAAAACGGGGAATGTCATTGATCGTACATTTCGTTCTGGAGAAAAATTCGACGAGCCCAACCTTGAGGAATGCGACATGCAATTTCTCTATAACGCTGGCGAAGAATATGCCTTCATGGATATTAGTAGTTTTGAGCAGTTTACCTATCTTAAAAACCAATTGGGCGAAAACGTCGATTTGCTCAAGGAAAACACCGTCGTCAAAATTTTGTTGTATCATGATGAGCCGATCGCGGTAGAGTTGCCTGTCTTTATGGAGTTGAAAGTCGTGGAAACCGATCCCGGCATCCGAGGGGATACGGCATCCGGGGGGACCAAGTTGGCCGTTGTCGAGACCGGCGCCTCCGTGAAGGTGCCTCTCTATCTGGTAACCGGAGAAGTGATTAAAATTGATACGAGGACGCGCAGCTATGTAGAACGGGTTCGGTAA
- the accB gene encoding acetyl-CoA carboxylase biotin carboxyl carrier protein, giving the protein MADSSRREIEDLVEVLNRHHLTELEFEKKGVRIRIRRDHVPAVTSHQIDGSKPVDTGSSLEKPVPILSTEPAHFLTVTSPIVGTFYRSPSPDTDPYVEEGDIVKKGQVLCIVEAMKLMNEIEAETDGKVVKILVESTTPVEFGQPLYLIDPLSGS; this is encoded by the coding sequence ATGGCTGATTCATCCAGAAGAGAAATCGAAGACCTTGTCGAAGTGTTAAACCGGCACCACCTGACCGAGTTGGAATTCGAAAAAAAAGGTGTGCGAATTCGCATTAGACGGGATCATGTGCCGGCTGTTACTTCCCACCAGATAGACGGATCAAAGCCAGTGGACACTGGCTCCTCATTGGAGAAGCCGGTTCCGATCCTCTCTACCGAGCCCGCACATTTCTTGACTGTGACCTCGCCCATTGTGGGGACCTTTTATCGTTCCCCTTCTCCTGATACTGATCCCTATGTCGAAGAAGGTGATATTGTCAAAAAAGGGCAGGTGCTTTGCATTGTCGAAGCCATGAAACTGATGAATGAAATTGAGGCGGAAACCGATGGCAAAGTCGTCAAAATTCTGGTGGAAAGTACGACTCCGGTTGAGTTTGGCCAGCCGCTCTATTTAATTGATCCTTTGTCGGGATCTTGA
- the accC gene encoding acetyl-CoA carboxylase biotin carboxylase subunit: MFKKILIANRGEIALRVNRACRELGIRTVAIHSDVDAQSLHVRYADEHVCVGPAEGGLSYRNIPNVLSAAEITGVDAIHPGYGFLAENAHFAEVCESIGITFIGPTSEHIALLSDKSKARAHMKKRGIPVLPGSDGELNDPNTCVAIAKKLGFPVIVKASAGGGGRGMRVVWHEEELAQAIESAQLEAQTAFGHGGVYLERFFEDPRHIEFQIMADNHGHVVHFHERDCSIQRRYQKVLEESPSPALDDSLRRKMGQVAVEAIKSVKYRNAGTVEFLMDQSGKFYFMEVNTRIQVEHPVTEMVTGVDLIKEQIRIAAGEELSYRQKDIQLTGHAIECRINAECPDRFTPSPGTITKFCPPGGPGIRVDTAMDNTGIVHPYYDSMIAKLIAFGRDREEAMARTRRALDEFVIEGIKTSIPLHRRILDHPDFQKGPVSTRFLDRLVALQSP; this comes from the coding sequence GTGTTTAAAAAAATTCTTATTGCCAATCGTGGAGAAATTGCTCTGCGGGTGAATCGAGCGTGCCGGGAGTTGGGTATTCGCACCGTCGCGATTCATTCAGATGTTGATGCTCAATCACTCCATGTCCGTTACGCAGACGAACATGTCTGTGTCGGACCTGCCGAAGGGGGTCTGAGTTATAGAAATATTCCGAATGTCTTGAGTGCTGCCGAAATTACCGGAGTGGATGCGATTCACCCCGGGTACGGGTTTTTAGCTGAAAATGCGCATTTTGCGGAGGTATGCGAGTCGATTGGGATTACCTTTATTGGACCAACTTCCGAGCATATTGCTCTACTCAGCGATAAATCAAAAGCCAGGGCCCACATGAAGAAACGTGGAATCCCTGTGTTGCCAGGGAGCGATGGTGAATTAAACGATCCCAATACCTGTGTCGCTATTGCCAAAAAGCTTGGGTTTCCCGTTATTGTGAAAGCCTCGGCCGGTGGCGGGGGGCGAGGGATGCGGGTGGTCTGGCATGAAGAAGAGTTGGCCCAGGCGATCGAATCCGCTCAATTAGAAGCCCAAACAGCCTTTGGGCATGGCGGTGTGTATCTTGAGCGATTTTTTGAAGATCCACGGCACATTGAATTTCAGATTATGGCGGATAACCATGGGCATGTTGTGCATTTTCATGAACGAGATTGTTCCATACAGCGTCGCTATCAAAAGGTGTTGGAGGAATCCCCTTCTCCGGCGTTGGACGATTCGTTACGACGCAAAATGGGGCAGGTGGCAGTTGAGGCCATCAAGTCCGTGAAGTATCGAAATGCCGGCACCGTGGAGTTCCTCATGGATCAAAGTGGAAAATTTTATTTCATGGAAGTCAACACGCGTATTCAAGTTGAGCATCCGGTCACCGAAATGGTGACGGGAGTCGACCTGATTAAGGAGCAAATTCGTATTGCTGCTGGGGAAGAGCTGTCCTATCGACAAAAAGATATTCAATTGACCGGGCATGCCATCGAATGCCGAATCAATGCCGAATGTCCGGATCGATTTACCCCTAGCCCCGGTACCATCACAAAATTTTGTCCACCTGGCGGACCAGGGATACGCGTGGATACCGCCATGGATAACACCGGTATTGTCCATCCGTATTATGACTCGATGATTGCGAAGCTTATTGCCTTTGGGCGAGATCGAGAGGAAGCCATGGCTCGTACTAGACGGGCGTTGGATGAATTTGTAATTGAAGGAATTAAAACCAGTATTCCTCTCCATCGGCGGATTCTTGATCATCCTGATTTCCAAAAGGGTCCCGTGTCCACTCGATTTTTGGACCGGCTTGTTGCTTTACAGTCCCCATGA
- the thiE gene encoding thiamine phosphate synthase has translation MSAVPISRISLPTAFSRFYLIVDDSWASRCSLAEVVQQAGEAGVKLVQYRNKTGSMKQAYEAGRVLRNVAAKRDMTFIVNDRCDLALALEADGVHLGQADLPLLLARKVVGQKMLIGVSTHNPEQVRLATEEGADYLGFGPIFSTRTKANHEPVVGIEGLAGIRDLTPLPIIAIGGIVPDSVPALQAAGANGVAVASAILNASDRPKALARFMSLF, from the coding sequence ATGAGCGCAGTCCCTATTTCTCGGATTTCCCTCCCCACTGCTTTTTCTCGGTTTTATCTCATTGTCGATGACAGCTGGGCCTCGCGATGTTCACTGGCGGAGGTCGTGCAGCAGGCTGGCGAAGCAGGGGTTAAGCTGGTGCAATATCGGAATAAAACCGGATCGATGAAACAGGCATATGAGGCTGGCCGGGTTCTGCGAAATGTGGCGGCAAAGAGGGACATGACGTTTATTGTGAATGATCGATGTGATTTGGCGTTGGCTCTCGAGGCCGATGGTGTTCATCTTGGTCAGGCCGACCTTCCCCTACTTCTTGCACGGAAAGTTGTCGGACAGAAAATGTTGATTGGCGTTTCGACCCACAATCCTGAACAGGTGCGATTAGCCACGGAAGAAGGTGCGGATTATTTAGGGTTTGGCCCTATCTTTTCGACAAGAACCAAAGCGAATCATGAGCCGGTTGTTGGTATTGAAGGACTGGCTGGTATTCGAGACCTGACCCCCCTTCCTATCATTGCCATTGGTGGGATTGTTCCAGATTCTGTTCCGGCACTCCAAGCGGCAGGTGCCAATGGAGTAGCGGTCGCTTCGGCCATACTCAATGCGAGTGATCGCCCCAAAGCGTTGGCGCGGTTTATGTCTCTTTTTTAA
- the bioD gene encoding dethiobiotin synthase, which yields MESGQPDLVTRTFSSISLTMSAQSDHLAIFMTATDTGVGKTTITAALVLALQKKGHRVGVMKPVETGLDPQQPETSDTGRLQSLLSPPPPFASICLYAFPQPIAPLACARAQGIAIDVAGIATAFHVVRQQHSVCFVEGAGGVLTPLSPTHTIRDLIVSLNLPAIVVSRTSLGSVNHLLLTLEALHGAGIKPCGIVLNDPLPSTQNECFIRQRTSTIGLIHEWSTVPVFGPLEYQKTVQTDWRKGMENLANHPEIQRLANHLIKKET from the coding sequence ATGGAATCTGGACAGCCGGATTTGGTGACCCGCACATTTTCCAGCATATCTCTGACCATGAGTGCTCAATCTGACCATCTCGCCATATTCATGACCGCAACCGACACCGGTGTCGGAAAAACAACCATCACGGCGGCTCTGGTTCTGGCGTTGCAAAAAAAAGGGCATCGAGTGGGCGTCATGAAGCCGGTGGAAACCGGTCTCGATCCTCAACAGCCAGAGACTTCCGACACAGGCCGTCTTCAGAGTCTACTCTCCCCTCCTCCTCCCTTTGCGTCAATCTGTCTCTATGCCTTTCCTCAGCCCATTGCGCCGTTAGCTTGCGCTCGCGCACAGGGAATAGCCATTGATGTGGCGGGAATTGCCACCGCCTTTCATGTCGTCAGGCAACAGCATTCCGTGTGTTTCGTGGAAGGTGCAGGAGGGGTCTTGACTCCACTCTCACCAACACACACCATACGAGACCTGATCGTGTCGCTGAATCTTCCGGCTATCGTGGTCAGCAGAACGAGCCTTGGCAGCGTGAATCATTTGCTCCTGACTTTGGAAGCACTGCACGGTGCAGGCATTAAGCCGTGCGGAATCGTCCTGAATGATCCCCTGCCCTCAACCCAAAACGAGTGTTTCATTCGGCAGCGAACCTCCACGATTGGTCTGATTCATGAATGGTCGACCGTACCGGTATTTGGCCCCTTGGAATATCAAAAAACCGTGCAGACGGACTGGCGAAAGGGAATGGAAAACTTAGCCAACCATCCTGAAATTCAACGATTGGCCAACCACCTCATTAAAAAAGAGACATAA
- a CDS encoding SDR family NAD(P)-dependent oxidoreductase, with translation MNTRSNIMVFGGSGVIGGAIAKVFGHQGWRVGLHYHQHQTAANATAAAIRKAGGESHLYQADVANNLKIQAILQEFIQSHHSLNVLVWAVGVAPSKLLLKTSPEDWTRTLHTNLTGAYTVLKAIAPIFEQQHDGAVIFVGSLSAEQGVAGQAAYAASKAGLTGLMQTVAKEWGAFNIRINMVFPGWHTSPLSEPGWQSAMEPGNHTLPRPSSLQYVATTVYHLALSPNTSGQIWNLDSRIW, from the coding sequence ATGAACACCCGTTCGAACATCATGGTATTTGGAGGATCCGGAGTCATCGGTGGAGCCATTGCGAAGGTTTTCGGACACCAGGGCTGGAGAGTAGGCCTTCATTACCATCAACATCAAACCGCAGCGAATGCAACTGCGGCGGCGATCAGGAAGGCCGGGGGAGAAAGTCATCTGTATCAAGCCGATGTCGCCAACAACTTAAAAATTCAGGCCATTCTGCAGGAGTTCATCCAGTCCCACCATTCTCTGAACGTACTGGTGTGGGCCGTCGGGGTAGCCCCTTCAAAACTCTTACTCAAAACCTCCCCTGAGGACTGGACCCGTACCCTTCACACGAACTTGACCGGTGCCTATACTGTGCTCAAAGCTATCGCCCCCATTTTCGAACAACAACATGATGGGGCCGTGATTTTTGTAGGCTCTCTTTCCGCTGAACAAGGAGTGGCAGGCCAAGCCGCCTATGCGGCTTCCAAAGCAGGACTGACTGGATTGATGCAGACAGTGGCAAAGGAATGGGGAGCCTTCAATATTCGAATAAATATGGTGTTTCCAGGATGGCACACCTCACCATTATCAGAACCAGGATGGCAGTCGGCAATGGAACCAGGCAACCATACTCTCCCGAGACCTTCTTCATTACAATATGTGGCTACAACTGTCTATCACCTGGCCTTGTCGCCTAACACATCCGGACAAATATGGAATCTGGACAGCCGGATTTGGTGA